In a genomic window of Flavobacterium lipolyticum:
- a CDS encoding glycogen/starch synthase: MKDKRILYVSSEVVPYLAENEVSLMSYDVPKMINDQGGQIRIFMPRYGNINERRHQLHEVIRLSGMNLVVNDLDMPLIIKVASIPKERIQVYFIDNDEYFKRKATFADEDGVLYPDNDERAIFFAKGVVETVKKLNWVPDIIHVHGWLASMLPIYMKHYYKNEALFSETKIVTSVYGQSFDENLDLEMINKVKFDGVPHESVADLETPNYENILKASILHSDAVIIASEHVSPSLTKFIESSGKPFLPFATKDAFAEAYTNFYKTMGL; this comes from the coding sequence ATGAAAGATAAGAGGATATTATATGTATCATCTGAAGTCGTGCCTTATCTGGCTGAAAATGAGGTTTCTTTAATGTCTTATGACGTTCCGAAAATGATTAACGATCAAGGAGGTCAGATTAGAATTTTCATGCCAAGATATGGAAATATTAATGAGAGAAGACACCAGTTACACGAAGTAATTAGACTTTCAGGAATGAACTTGGTAGTGAATGACTTAGATATGCCATTGATTATTAAAGTTGCTTCCATTCCGAAAGAAAGAATTCAGGTTTACTTTATTGATAATGATGAATATTTTAAACGTAAAGCAACTTTTGCCGACGAAGACGGGGTTTTGTATCCTGATAATGACGAAAGAGCTATCTTTTTTGCAAAAGGAGTTGTTGAAACTGTAAAAAAACTAAACTGGGTTCCGGATATTATCCATGTTCACGGTTGGTTGGCTTCGATGTTGCCTATTTACATGAAGCACTATTATAAAAATGAAGCTTTATTTTCTGAAACTAAGATCGTAACTTCGGTTTACGGACAATCTTTTGATGAAAATCTTGATTTAGAAATGATTAATAAAGTAAAATTTGACGGGGTTCCGCATGAATCAGTTGCTGATCTGGAAACGCCTAACTACGAAAATATCTTAAAAGCCAGTATATTGCATTCTGATGCCGTAATTATTGCTTCTGAGCATGTATCGCCAAGTTTAACAAAATTTATAGAATCTTCAGGAAAACCTTTTTTACCTTTCGCCACGAAAGATGCATTCGCTGAAGCGTATACAAATTTCTATAAAACAATGGGTCTCTAA
- the panC gene encoding pantoate--beta-alanine ligase, with protein MFAVNFNNTAMHIFYGKVALIAYLKTIKTTNSTIGFVPTMGALHQGHLALMQRSLKENDDTVVSIFVNPTQFNNPEDLEKYPRTLEEDVKKMRGLSDKIILYAPSVEDIYEGHTVSEAFDFDGLENQMEGKFRPGHFNGVGTIVKRLFEIVTPTNAYFGEKDFQQLQIVKKMVEKNHLPVNVVGCPIFREDNQLAMSSRNERLTTEERKEAAIIFKVLTEAKEIFHKGTPEETIQFVENSFKDNERFELEYFVIADESTLLPIEHKNKDKNYRAFIAVFVNSIRLIDTISLN; from the coding sequence ATGTTTGCAGTAAATTTTAATAATACTGCCATGCATATTTTCTACGGTAAAGTAGCTTTGATAGCCTATTTAAAAACTATCAAAACCACAAATTCGACTATTGGATTTGTACCCACAATGGGAGCTTTACACCAAGGGCATCTGGCTTTAATGCAAAGATCACTCAAAGAAAATGACGATACCGTTGTAAGTATTTTTGTGAACCCAACTCAGTTCAACAACCCCGAAGATCTCGAAAAATACCCGCGTACTTTAGAAGAAGATGTGAAGAAAATGAGAGGTTTAAGCGACAAAATAATTCTATACGCTCCTAGCGTAGAAGATATTTACGAAGGACATACCGTTTCTGAAGCTTTTGATTTTGACGGTTTAGAAAATCAGATGGAAGGAAAATTCAGACCCGGTCATTTTAACGGAGTCGGAACCATCGTAAAACGTTTGTTCGAAATCGTAACTCCTACCAATGCTTACTTCGGAGAAAAAGATTTTCAGCAGCTACAGATTGTTAAAAAAATGGTCGAAAAAAATCATTTACCCGTAAATGTTGTTGGCTGTCCTATTTTCAGAGAAGACAATCAACTTGCCATGAGCTCCCGAAACGAACGCTTAACTACTGAGGAACGCAAAGAAGCCGCTATAATTTTTAAAGTACTTACTGAAGCAAAAGAAATATTTCACAAAGGCACTCCTGAAGAAACGATTCAGTTTGTCGAAAATTCTTTCAAAGACAACGAAAGATTTGAACTCGAATATTTCGTCATTGCTGACGAATCCACATTGTTACCTATAGAACATAAAAATAAAGACAAAAACTACCGTGCCTTTATAGCGGTATTTGTTAATTCTATCAGGTTGATTGACACCATTTCATTAAATTAA
- a CDS encoding DUF4270 domain-containing protein, with product MYNTSFVKKILLVATVVLLYSCDKDFNAIGDGLIGDDHFGLESEKYEVLAYNQEVTPIQSNGSVNYGLGIYDNAVFGSSAASFVTQVGLDTYAPTIGDAPEIVSVVLSVPYFNHVKTANSDGSRTFVLDSIYGASNGKIKLGVYESGVQMRSSYFDGGAQFAQLYNTDMDTDTGVDSYINFDKSKKPYVATGKALNDDPNIAQNDEFFFNASEITDVSTDPTTGKETSTKVAPEMRLNLNKAFFLDKILKAPAAKLASADVFQEYFRGLYFKVERSGSSPVNMALLNFATNGKITIKYKAKTAITTDPDTTMEDKTLVIKLTGASASLLKEAKDPAYASAIANPNNKAGDDRLYLKGGQGSLAVLELNGFGAKLDQIRTNKWLVNEANLVFSIDTDKMTGIYEPKRIYLYNLDDNVPIVDYVSDATSSSNPLLNKAIYSGIINVDPTTKRGTTYKIRLTNHIRNMIKNATVKNVKLGLVVTGDASTIASNKLKLKNNVISEAPRASVISPLGTVLFGGTSSATIPKGKKLQLEVYYTKPN from the coding sequence ATGTACAATACTTCTTTTGTTAAGAAAATACTATTAGTTGCAACAGTTGTCCTTTTATATTCTTGCGATAAAGATTTTAATGCGATTGGTGATGGTTTGATCGGAGACGATCATTTTGGTCTGGAATCTGAAAAATATGAAGTTTTAGCTTATAATCAGGAAGTAACCCCAATCCAGTCAAACGGATCGGTAAATTATGGTTTAGGTATTTACGATAATGCAGTTTTTGGTAGTTCCGCTGCCAGTTTTGTGACTCAGGTTGGTTTGGATACGTATGCACCTACTATTGGTGATGCACCAGAAATCGTAAGTGTGGTGCTAAGTGTTCCTTATTTTAATCATGTAAAAACGGCAAACAGTGACGGAAGCAGAACTTTTGTACTGGATTCTATCTACGGAGCCTCTAATGGTAAAATTAAATTAGGGGTTTATGAGTCAGGGGTTCAAATGCGTAGTTCTTATTTTGACGGAGGAGCTCAATTTGCACAGTTGTATAATACAGATATGGATACAGATACAGGTGTGGATAGTTATATTAATTTTGATAAATCTAAAAAACCATATGTTGCTACTGGAAAGGCTTTAAATGACGATCCTAACATAGCACAAAATGATGAATTTTTCTTTAATGCGAGTGAGATCACAGATGTAAGTACAGATCCCACAACGGGTAAAGAAACAAGTACTAAAGTTGCCCCTGAAATGCGTTTGAATCTGAATAAAGCTTTCTTTTTAGATAAAATTCTTAAAGCTCCGGCTGCAAAATTGGCCTCTGCCGATGTTTTTCAGGAGTATTTTAGAGGATTATATTTTAAAGTAGAGCGTTCAGGTAGTAGTCCGGTTAATATGGCTTTGCTGAATTTTGCAACAAATGGTAAAATAACGATCAAGTACAAGGCTAAGACGGCTATAACAACAGACCCAGATACTACAATGGAGGATAAGACCTTAGTTATTAAGCTAACAGGTGCTTCGGCAAGTTTGCTTAAAGAAGCAAAAGACCCTGCTTATGCCAGTGCGATAGCAAATCCAAATAATAAGGCTGGAGACGACAGACTTTATTTAAAAGGAGGTCAGGGATCTTTAGCGGTATTAGAATTGAATGGTTTTGGAGCAAAATTAGATCAAATCAGAACCAATAAGTGGTTAGTGAATGAGGCTAATTTAGTTTTTTCTATTGATACAGATAAAATGACTGGGATTTATGAGCCTAAACGAATTTATTTGTACAACCTGGATGATAATGTGCCTATTGTAGATTACGTTTCTGATGCAACTTCTTCATCTAATCCGTTATTGAATAAGGCAATATATAGTGGGATTATTAATGTAGATCCTACAACCAAAAGAGGTACTACCTATAAAATTAGATTAACCAATCATATTCGTAATATGATTAAGAATGCAACTGTGAAAAACGTAAAGTTAGGTTTGGTGGTGACAGGTGATGCAAGCACAATAGCTTCTAACAAATTAAAACTAAAAAACAACGTTATCTCAGAGGCACCTAGAGCCTCAGTTATTAGTCCATTAGGGACGGTATTATTTGGAGGCACTTCAAGTGCAACTATTCCAAAAGGGAAGAAATTACAGCTTGAAGTTTACTACACGAAACCAAATTAA
- the panD gene encoding aspartate 1-decarboxylase translates to MQIQVIKSKIHRVKVTGADLNYIGSITIDETLLEASNIIEGEKVAIVNINNGERFETYAIKGEKNSGEITLNGPAARKVQKDDIIIIISYATLEFEEAKTFKPWIIFPNENDNSLT, encoded by the coding sequence ATGCAAATTCAAGTTATAAAATCTAAAATTCATCGAGTAAAAGTGACCGGCGCTGATTTAAATTATATTGGCAGCATTACTATTGATGAAACTTTACTAGAAGCCTCAAACATTATTGAAGGCGAAAAAGTAGCAATTGTAAACATCAATAATGGCGAACGTTTTGAAACTTACGCAATCAAGGGAGAGAAAAATTCAGGAGAAATAACCCTGAACGGACCTGCCGCGAGAAAGGTTCAAAAAGACGACATTATCATTATCATCTCTTATGCTACCCTGGAGTTTGAAGAAGCTAAAACGTTCAAACCATGGATCATTTTCCCAAATGAAAATGATAATTCGTTAACGTAA
- a CDS encoding glycerophosphodiester phosphodiesterase family protein: protein MKKILVTMVLLILFFETIQAQTHADKLISVLQDSKSKYVFVAAHRGDWRNAPENSIRALKKCIEMGVDIMETDVRLTKDSVLVLMHDTSIDRTTTGKGKLSDYTYDELQKFYLTGGLSRKTYERIPTFEEFMLTAKGKILINVDKSWKYMDKVVEVLKKTGTLRQALIKGEDSYAEVYTKYASLINDVLYIPIIREEQTNLNTFVDDYLNKTHPIAFEVLYSFEKSPMFEQIKKIKQRGTGIWVNTLWGEMCAGHEDERAIDSPDTNWGWVIENGATMIQTDRPTELLEYLKRKRLHTLN from the coding sequence ATGAAAAAAATACTCGTAACGATGGTATTGCTAATACTGTTTTTTGAAACTATTCAAGCTCAGACTCATGCAGATAAGCTCATTAGTGTTTTGCAAGATTCCAAGAGTAAATATGTTTTTGTAGCTGCGCATCGTGGAGACTGGAGAAATGCTCCTGAAAATTCTATAAGAGCGCTAAAAAAATGTATTGAGATGGGAGTTGACATCATGGAAACAGATGTCAGGCTTACAAAAGACAGTGTTTTAGTGTTAATGCACGATACTAGCATTGATCGTACCACGACTGGAAAAGGGAAATTATCGGATTATACTTATGATGAATTGCAGAAATTTTATCTTACTGGTGGTTTAAGCAGAAAGACTTATGAAAGAATTCCAACTTTTGAAGAATTTATGCTTACCGCAAAAGGAAAGATACTAATAAATGTTGATAAGAGTTGGAAATATATGGACAAGGTTGTTGAAGTATTAAAGAAAACAGGAACACTTCGTCAGGCATTAATCAAAGGCGAAGATTCTTATGCTGAGGTTTATACTAAGTATGCTTCGCTAATAAATGATGTTTTATATATTCCCATTATCAGAGAAGAACAGACGAACCTAAATACGTTTGTTGATGACTACCTCAATAAGACTCATCCTATTGCCTTTGAGGTACTGTATTCTTTTGAAAAATCACCTATGTTTGAACAAATAAAAAAGATAAAACAAAGAGGAACAGGGATTTGGGTGAATACCTTATGGGGCGAAATGTGTGCCGGTCATGAAGATGAACGTGCTATAGACTCGCCCGATACAAATTGGGGTTGGGTTATAGAGAATGGAGCTACAATGATACAAACTGACAGGCCAACAGAATTATTAGAATATTTAAAAAGAAAAAGACTGCATACATTAAATTAG
- a CDS encoding TonB-dependent receptor domain-containing protein translates to MRVYLLIMLFFSGISFAQNSITGSVTDGSKQAIPGANVVVVGSSNGASTDFDGTFKLNTSAKLPFTIKVSAVGFESKTINVTSVNQKINVILKDEETKLNEIVVSASRTPERVLESPVTIERMGIQEIKKTASPSFYDGLENLKEVQMNTSSMSFKSINTRGFATVANTRFMQLVDGMDNSSPLLNFVLGNLIGVSEIDVQSVELLPGASSALYGANAFNGIMFMNSKSPFTYQGASAYFKYGMTSQEAAGTNNYYDFGMRFAHAFNKYFAAKANFTYMEATDWYATNYNDKTIPGIDRSNINYDGINVYGDEVSTNLKGVGQSLAALGIIPASAVNLLPSKNVSRTGYNEVDLTNNKAGNTKIDFSLHGRPFGDDRLEIIWQSKFGTGNAVYQGANRYYLNDFFMQQHKIEFKGRNFFVRGYTTSEDGGHSYDMGFTGININRKWKDDKTWFGQYAGAYVQATLGGATPEQAHVAGRTTADTGRFLPGTAAFKNAFNQVIDDESVLTGSKLVDNSKIYHSDANYNFKDLIKFAEIQVGGSFRLYELNSHGRIYTDGNGGINYTEYGAYTQVMKKFLDERLKFTGSIRYDKSKNFDGNFSPRVSFVYSGGEKKNHNFRASFQTGFRNPSTQDQYIGFNIGNAVLIGSAPDNLLRYTETLPVSTTAGQAFAGGSTVVMTGVNAYNNSYTASSVAAFAALAGTNPVAAAALLRKTNINYVRPEEVKAFELGYRSFINDVSVDLNAYYNVYNHFIGNLNVAAPFYGTAQDAPNPLLGPTDPGFQTLHALQNGNIRAYQLYTNTDVEIKSFGFGVGLSKKVIANFELGVNYNYAQFDFDQAKDPSFEAGFNTPKHRVKVSLGNDKLFENFGFNVSGRWNNEYKWESTFADGVIKAATVIDAQINYGLPKLKSLFKLGASNIGGKEYAQVLGAGYIGQQYFVSWTINP, encoded by the coding sequence ATGAGAGTCTATTTATTAATTATGTTGTTTTTCAGCGGAATATCTTTTGCGCAGAATTCAATTACCGGTTCTGTGACTGATGGCAGTAAACAAGCTATTCCGGGAGCCAATGTTGTCGTAGTTGGAAGTTCAAACGGTGCTTCTACCGATTTCGATGGTACATTTAAGTTAAATACTTCGGCAAAGCTGCCTTTTACAATTAAGGTTTCGGCTGTAGGTTTCGAGTCCAAAACAATTAATGTTACATCAGTAAATCAAAAGATTAATGTAATTTTAAAAGATGAGGAAACCAAATTAAATGAAATTGTGGTTTCGGCTTCGAGAACTCCTGAGAGAGTACTTGAGTCTCCGGTAACTATTGAAAGAATGGGAATTCAGGAGATCAAGAAAACTGCTTCTCCTTCTTTTTACGATGGACTGGAAAATTTAAAAGAGGTACAGATGAATACCAGTAGTATGTCTTTTAAATCAATCAATACTAGGGGTTTTGCAACGGTAGCCAATACGCGTTTTATGCAGTTGGTTGATGGTATGGACAACTCCTCTCCGCTTTTAAACTTTGTATTGGGGAATTTGATTGGTGTTTCAGAGATAGATGTTCAGAGTGTGGAGTTGTTGCCAGGTGCATCTTCTGCATTATATGGAGCCAATGCTTTTAATGGAATTATGTTCATGAACAGTAAAAGCCCGTTTACGTATCAGGGAGCATCAGCTTATTTTAAATACGGAATGACTTCGCAGGAAGCTGCCGGTACCAATAATTACTACGATTTTGGAATGCGATTTGCACATGCGTTTAATAAATATTTTGCGGCCAAAGCAAATTTTACTTATATGGAGGCTACCGATTGGTATGCTACAAATTATAATGACAAAACAATTCCCGGAATCGATAGAAGTAATATCAATTATGATGGAATTAACGTGTATGGTGATGAAGTTTCGACTAACTTAAAAGGTGTTGGACAGTCATTAGCTGCCTTAGGAATTATTCCTGCTTCAGCTGTAAATTTATTGCCTAGTAAAAATGTCAGCAGAACGGGTTATAATGAAGTAGATCTTACGAACAACAAAGCTGGAAATACCAAAATTGATTTTTCATTGCACGGAAGGCCTTTTGGAGATGATAGATTGGAAATCATCTGGCAAAGTAAATTTGGTACCGGTAACGCGGTTTATCAAGGAGCTAATAGATACTACTTAAATGATTTTTTTATGCAACAACATAAAATTGAATTTAAAGGGAGGAATTTTTTCGTAAGAGGGTATACTACATCGGAAGATGGAGGGCATTCTTATGATATGGGTTTTACCGGAATTAATATAAATAGAAAATGGAAAGATGATAAAACCTGGTTTGGTCAGTATGCAGGGGCATACGTTCAGGCTACTTTAGGAGGAGCCACTCCGGAACAGGCTCATGTAGCAGGAAGAACCACAGCAGATACTGGTCGTTTCTTGCCAGGTACAGCCGCATTTAAAAATGCATTCAATCAGGTAATTGATGACGAAAGTGTACTTACAGGTTCAAAATTGGTAGACAATTCGAAAATTTACCATTCAGATGCAAATTACAACTTTAAAGATTTGATAAAGTTTGCTGAGATTCAGGTGGGTGGATCATTCAGATTGTACGAATTAAATTCTCATGGAAGAATTTATACCGATGGTAACGGTGGGATTAATTATACAGAGTATGGTGCTTACACACAAGTAATGAAAAAGTTTTTGGATGAAAGATTGAAATTTACAGGTTCTATTCGTTACGATAAATCTAAAAATTTCGATGGTAATTTTTCGCCAAGAGTATCTTTTGTGTATTCAGGAGGGGAGAAAAAGAATCATAATTTCAGAGCTTCATTCCAAACTGGTTTTAGAAACCCGTCTACACAGGATCAATATATAGGTTTTAATATTGGTAATGCAGTGTTGATTGGTTCTGCTCCGGACAACTTATTGCGTTATACAGAGACATTACCTGTTTCAACAACTGCAGGTCAGGCTTTTGCCGGAGGTTCTACCGTTGTAATGACTGGAGTCAATGCTTATAATAATTCGTATACTGCCAGTTCTGTAGCTGCTTTTGCTGCTTTGGCAGGAACTAATCCCGTGGCTGCTGCTGCTCTTTTAAGAAAAACAAATATAAATTATGTGAGACCGGAAGAAGTTAAGGCATTTGAGTTAGGATATCGTTCTTTTATCAATGATGTTTCAGTCGATCTTAATGCTTATTATAATGTTTACAATCATTTTATTGGGAATTTGAACGTTGCGGCTCCTTTTTATGGTACAGCGCAAGATGCTCCAAACCCTTTATTAGGACCTACAGATCCTGGATTCCAGACGCTTCATGCGCTTCAGAATGGAAACATCAGAGCGTACCAGTTGTATACCAATACAGATGTTGAAATCAAATCGTTCGGATTTGGAGTTGGTCTTTCTAAAAAAGTGATTGCTAATTTTGAATTGGGAGTAAATTATAATTATGCTCAGTTTGATTTCGATCAGGCCAAAGATCCAAGTTTTGAAGCCGGGTTTAATACGCCAAAACACAGAGTTAAAGTGTCTCTTGGAAATGACAAGTTGTTTGAGAACTTCGGATTCAATGTGAGCGGAAGATGGAATAATGAATACAAATGGGAATCAACTTTTGCAGATGGTGTAATTAAGGCGGCAACTGTAATTGATGCGCAGATTAATTACGGACTTCCGAAATTAAAATCACTTTTCAAATTAGGAGCTTCCAATATTGGAGGAAAAGAATATGCTCAGGTACTTGGTGCAGGATATATCGGTCAGCAATATTTTGTTTCCTGGACGATCAATCCGTAA
- the glmS gene encoding glutamine--fructose-6-phosphate transaminase (isomerizing), with amino-acid sequence MCGIVGYIGHREAYPIVIKGLKRLEYRGYDSAGVMLYNTESGIKLCKTKGKVSDLEVKAKENLDATGSIGIGHTRWATHGVPNDVNSHPHLSNSGELVIIHNGIIENYAPLKEELKKRGYTFKSDTDTEVLVNLIEEVQKNEGLKLGKAVQIALNQVVGAYAIAVFDKKNPNEIVAARLGSPLAIGVGEGEYFIASDASPFIEYTSNAIYLEDGEMANIRLHKPLKVRKIKDDSLVDPYIQQLQMNLEQIEKGGYDHFMLKEIYEQPSVIKDTYRGRLHANEGIVQMAGVEDNLEKFLNAKRILIVACGTSWHAGLVAEYIFEEFTRIPVEVEYASEFRYRNPIINKDDVVIAISQSGETADTMAAIKLAKENGAFVFGVCNVVGSSISRESHAGAYTHAGPEIGVASTKAFTTQITVLTMIALRLGKAKGTLSNTDFHTYLQELEIIPEKVAEALETNDRAKEIAAAFKDAPNCLYLGRGYNFPVALEGALKLKEISYIHAEGYPAAEMKHGPIALIDEHMPVIVIAPKQGHYDKIVSNIQEIKSRSGKIIAVVTKGDTQVRELADYVIEIPETSDALSPLITTIPLQLLSYYIAVMRGCNVDQPRNLAKSVTVE; translated from the coding sequence ATGTGTGGAATTGTTGGATATATCGGTCATCGAGAGGCTTATCCTATTGTAATCAAAGGATTAAAGCGGCTCGAGTACAGAGGATATGACAGTGCCGGTGTTATGTTGTATAACACTGAATCAGGGATAAAACTTTGTAAAACAAAAGGGAAGGTTTCGGATCTTGAGGTTAAAGCCAAAGAGAACTTAGACGCAACCGGAAGCATAGGAATTGGACATACACGTTGGGCAACTCACGGAGTTCCAAATGATGTAAACTCACACCCACATCTCTCTAATTCAGGAGAGTTGGTTATAATTCATAATGGAATTATTGAGAATTATGCACCGCTAAAAGAAGAATTAAAAAAGAGAGGTTATACTTTTAAATCAGATACAGATACCGAAGTTTTAGTGAACTTAATTGAAGAAGTTCAGAAAAATGAAGGTTTGAAATTGGGTAAAGCAGTTCAGATAGCTTTAAATCAGGTAGTAGGAGCTTACGCAATTGCTGTTTTTGATAAAAAGAACCCAAATGAAATTGTAGCTGCCAGATTGGGTAGCCCATTGGCAATTGGTGTTGGAGAAGGAGAGTATTTTATTGCCTCTGATGCTTCGCCTTTTATTGAGTACACTTCAAATGCGATCTATCTTGAAGATGGTGAAATGGCAAACATTAGATTGCATAAGCCTCTTAAAGTGAGAAAAATCAAAGATGATTCATTAGTAGACCCTTACATTCAACAGCTTCAAATGAATTTGGAGCAAATTGAAAAAGGAGGGTACGATCATTTCATGCTAAAAGAAATCTACGAGCAGCCAAGTGTTATAAAAGACACGTACAGGGGAAGACTTCATGCCAATGAAGGAATCGTTCAGATGGCAGGTGTTGAAGATAATTTAGAGAAATTCTTAAATGCTAAACGTATTTTAATCGTTGCTTGTGGTACTTCATGGCATGCTGGTTTAGTAGCTGAGTACATCTTTGAAGAATTCACCCGTATTCCTGTTGAAGTAGAATATGCTTCAGAGTTCAGATACCGTAATCCAATCATCAATAAAGACGATGTGGTAATTGCGATTTCTCAATCGGGAGAAACAGCTGATACTATGGCGGCTATTAAGTTGGCGAAAGAAAATGGAGCATTTGTTTTTGGTGTTTGTAATGTCGTAGGTTCTTCTATTTCAAGAGAAAGTCATGCAGGTGCTTATACGCATGCAGGACCAGAAATTGGAGTAGCATCGACTAAAGCCTTTACAACTCAAATTACGGTTTTAACCATGATCGCATTGCGATTAGGTAAAGCAAAAGGAACGTTGTCTAATACGGATTTTCATACCTACTTACAAGAATTAGAGATTATTCCTGAAAAAGTAGCAGAGGCGTTAGAAACTAACGACCGAGCAAAAGAAATTGCAGCAGCATTTAAAGATGCGCCAAATTGTTTGTACTTAGGACGTGGTTATAATTTCCCGGTAGCGCTGGAAGGAGCTTTAAAACTTAAAGAAATCTCTTATATCCATGCCGAAGGTTATCCTGCTGCCGAAATGAAACACGGGCCAATTGCTTTGATTGACGAGCACATGCCGGTTATCGTTATTGCACCTAAACAAGGGCATTACGATAAAATTGTAAGTAACATTCAGGAGATCAAATCCCGTAGTGGTAAAATCATCGCGGTAGTTACTAAAGGGGATACACAAGTTCGCGAATTAGCGGATTATGTGATTGAGATCCCTGAGACTTCAGATGCATTGTCTCCACTGATCACAACCATACCTTTACAATTGCTTTCGTATTACATCGCAGTAATGAGAGGTTGTAATGTTGATCAGCCTCGTAACCTGGCAAAATCAGTTACAGTAGAATAG
- a CDS encoding SGNH/GDSL hydrolase family protein: MVKNLKWLFLVSVTFMACNSDDAVTVSDSSDGQPLTSGQANFSKYVALGDSFAAGFSDNALFKAGQANAYPNILAQQFALIGGGTFTTPFMADNIGGFSSGGVQVPSLGVRLYLDVPTSTPVPVSGVSGTDISARLTGAFSNLGIPGAKATHLALAGYASANPYFGRIASSPSATVLGDALAQNPTFFSLWIGGNDVLGYATSGGDGSNPITAPATFDAVYKNLATELSKNGRKGVVANLPDISTLPHFTTVPYNPLTISVLGGGSTAVGTATINALNTQLYGPLKSALNFLGVTDRIDLLSLTAANPLLIKDETLANLSTQLTAVLTPSVGAQTAAFYGTVFGQARQAKATDLVLLSTRAAIGTAPTAANSGIGMVPPAPLDKFGITYPLQDKYVLIPAEITEIKNATAAYNLTIKAAQEANGLALVDADGLMKQLSTANGISVNGYTLTSAFVFGGVFSLDGVHPSARGYAFIANKFIESINAKYGSNLKGVDVGNYQTLYPKVIN, from the coding sequence ATGGTAAAAAATTTAAAATGGCTGTTTTTGGTTTCAGTAACCTTTATGGCTTGTAATAGTGATGATGCGGTAACGGTCTCAGATTCGTCTGACGGACAACCGTTAACTTCGGGACAGGCGAATTTTTCAAAATATGTTGCGTTGGGAGATTCTTTTGCGGCAGGTTTTTCAGACAATGCTTTGTTTAAGGCCGGTCAGGCAAATGCATACCCTAATATTTTGGCACAGCAATTTGCATTGATAGGTGGCGGTACTTTTACGACTCCTTTTATGGCCGATAATATTGGAGGGTTTTCCTCCGGTGGTGTTCAGGTACCTAGTTTAGGAGTTAGGTTGTATTTAGATGTACCAACAAGTACTCCGGTTCCTGTTAGTGGTGTTTCGGGTACCGATATTAGCGCACGTTTAACGGGAGCTTTCAGTAATTTGGGAATTCCGGGAGCAAAAGCAACACATTTGGCGCTAGCTGGTTATGCGAGTGCTAATCCTTATTTTGGCAGGATTGCTTCTTCGCCTTCGGCAACGGTTTTAGGTGATGCTTTGGCACAGAATCCTACTTTTTTCTCTTTGTGGATTGGGGGTAACGACGTTTTAGGTTACGCTACATCCGGAGGAGACGGATCAAATCCGATTACAGCCCCGGCTACTTTTGATGCTGTTTATAAAAACCTGGCAACAGAATTGTCTAAGAATGGAAGAAAAGGTGTTGTGGCCAATTTGCCGGACATCAGTACCTTGCCGCACTTTACAACAGTTCCTTACAATCCTTTAACGATTTCTGTTTTAGGTGGTGGAAGTACGGCTGTTGGAACGGCAACGATCAATGCACTTAATACACAATTATACGGTCCGTTGAAAAGCGCCTTAAATTTTCTTGGAGTTACGGATAGAATTGATTTACTATCGCTAACTGCAGCAAATCCTTTGTTGATAAAAGACGAAACGCTTGCCAACTTATCGACTCAGCTTACTGCAGTGCTTACGCCATCGGTGGGAGCACAGACTGCGGCATTTTATGGTACTGTTTTTGGACAAGCGCGTCAGGCTAAAGCTACCGATTTGGTGCTTTTGAGTACAAGAGCAGCTATTGGAACGGCACCTACAGCAGCAAACTCAGGAATCGGAATGGTGCCTCCTGCTCCGTTGGATAAATTTGGGATTACGTATCCGTTACAAGATAAGTATGTATTAATTCCGGCAGAGATAACGGAGATCAAAAATGCTACTGCGGCCTATAATTTAACCATTAAAGCAGCTCAGGAGGCAAACGGTCTGGCATTAGTAGATGCAGACGGATTGATGAAACAGTTGTCTACTGCAAACGGGATCTCTGTAAATGGCTATACTTTGACAAGCGCATTTGTTTTCGGAGGAGTGTTTTCTCTGGATGGTGTTCATCCTTCAGCCAGAGGTTATGCATTTATTGCTAATAAGTTTATAGAGTCAATTAATGCAAAATACGGTTCAAATCTAAAAGGAGTAGATGTCGGGAATTACCAGACACTTTATCCTAAAGTTATAAATTAA